AACCCTAAGCCGCCTTTGGCGTACTTCATAGCTTGCTCGTCGTTTTTATAATTGTGATGTTTGTCACACCAGAAAGTTCATAATTGTGTCCATTTTTGCTTCGTACAATTTTATTAATCCCGGTGTCGCGCGGCTCCAAAAACTATTAAAACAATGGAAAAACGAATAATTAATCCCTGGCAATGGCAGGATTCGCGCAGCTATGTGCAGGCAGTTGAAGTAAAACACGCTGAAGGCACTCTTTATTGCGCAGGGCAGGCCGCTGTTCTGGCCGATGGCAGCTCAAGCACAGATGACATGAGGAACCAATTGATTCAGGCAATTGAGAATCTGGAACAGGTGATCACTGAGGCAGGATATGAATGCAGGAATATCGTCCGTTTAAATATCCTGACAACCTCATCGGCCGAATTCTTTAGTAGCTTCGATATCCTGCAGCAATGGATAGCCAAACATGGCATTAAACAGGCAAGTACATTTTATGAAGTGAGCAGTCTTTTCGAAACGTTGAAAGTTGAACTTGAAGCAACGGTAGTCAGGTAAAACAGGAATCGAATAGTTTTCTATCAGGGCTGGTTCAGAGCCTGTCCTGATGGAAGCTATTTTACTCTGCTGGCAACGAGACGTTCGGCAATCGCTTATATCTCATAGAATACCTGATTGTTAGCTTCAAGATGGGGCAATTCAATTTTATTCTTGAAAATGCCATAAACCGACGATCCGCTCCCGCTCATTGAAGCATACAGAGCTCCAGCTTCGTATAGTTCAGCTTTTACTCCTCTTATTACAGGATGATTTCTAAATACGGATTCTTCGAAGTCGTTCTTCATTAAATACTTCCATTCTTCAAGAGGTTCGCCGACAAGTTCCCGCAAGGATATATTAGGATTAGCGGGCTTCACTCCGCTGTATGCTTCGCCGGTGGATACGTGAACGGGCGGCATAACCAGCACT
The window above is part of the Arcticibacter tournemirensis genome. Proteins encoded here:
- a CDS encoding RidA family protein, translating into MEKRIINPWQWQDSRSYVQAVEVKHAEGTLYCAGQAAVLADGSSSTDDMRNQLIQAIENLEQVITEAGYECRNIVRLNILTTSSAEFFSSFDILQQWIAKHGIKQASTFYEVSSLFETLKVELEATVVR